From one Pagrus major chromosome 21, Pma_NU_1.0 genomic stretch:
- the odr4 gene encoding protein odr-4 homolog encodes MGRGYIVEDAVEGYLSQLCEQQPGPVTGLLIGQSSSQRDFVIMATRTPQREESAAAAGSSVDKEWVTEHARQVSRMLPGGLSVLGVFIITDTDAKDTLTQLRQLVFAVENLISSEYLWIPADDDVTDCVTLHVNPKTRKTICRTFDVKDPKSMAKPADWKYQSGVCSSWGMVSCCLNVDMLVPLPTRAGTENMDTCLKEGLKVWAHHIQSGAFLIDGKKLPEDTELTGGQKRNVRQTYTAQLLVTPDDHRLPDVVQQCGGSVSVRGVIHSRAYLHSNKPKARLAEKLLKRDVVSTVATRVQMVLEELQVSEEESKGSSKDKQQTEQFCLPRRIFCPVKVSGPVCVCDYQFSDEGQSEVTERLKEMLDIDAAEKDLDTRQETPSEIIKKDVAAEPTVETVEAPEPKRNNYVGVAMATAAALLATAASMLYLNDV; translated from the exons AGTTCATCCCAGAGGGATTTTGTCATCATGGCAACTCGGACACCACAAAGGGAGGagtctgctgcagcagctgggagCTCTGTCGACAAGGAGTGGGTGACAGAGCATGCTCGACAG GTGTCTAGGATGCTCCCCGGGGGCTTGTCTGTATTGGGAGTCTTCATCATCACTGATACTGATGCCAAGGACACACTAACCCAACTCCGACAG CTGGTCTTTGCAGTGGAAAACCTGATCTCATCGGAGTATCTATGGATCCCTGCAGATGACGACGTCACAGACTGCGTCACACTGCACGTCAACCCCAAAACCAGAAA AACCATCTGCAGAACCTTTGACGTCAAAGACCCCAAG AGCATGGCCAAACCTGCAGACTGGAAGTACCAGTCAGGTGTGTGTTCCTCCTGGGGCATGGTGTCATGTTGTTTAAATGTGGACATGTTGGTACCACTACCAACCAGAGCCGGTACAGAGAACATGGATACATGTCTTAAG GAGGGACTGAAAGTGTGGGCACACCACATTCAGAGTGGAGCTTTTCTGATCGATGGGAAAAAGCTGCCAGAGGACACAGAGCTCACAGGCGGACAG AAGAGGAATGTGAGGCAGACGTACACAGCTCAGCTGCTCGTCACACCG GATGACCACAGATTACCAGATGTGGTCCAGCAGTGTGGAGGCAGCGTGTCAGTCAGAGGAGTAATCCACAGCAGAGCGTACCTACACAGCAATAAACCAAAGGCCAGACTTGCCGAAAAG CTGCTGAAGAGGGATGTGGTTTCTACGGTGGCCACAAGGGTTCAGATggtgctggaggagctgcaggtatcagaggaggagagcaagggcagcagcaaagacaaacagcagacag AGCAATTCTGTCTCCCTCGGCGTATCTTCTGTCCAGTAAAAGTGAGCgggccggtgtgtgtgtgtgactaccAGTTCAGTGACGAGGGCCAGTCTGAGGTGACCGAGAGGCTGAAGGAGATGCTGGACATTGACGCAGCCGAGAAAGACCTAGATACCAGGCAGGAAACGCCTTCTGAAATCATAAAGAAAGATGTCGCAGCAG aGCCCACTGTAGAAACAGTTGAAGCCCCTGAGCCCAAGAGGAACAACTACGTTG GTGTTGCCATGGCTACTGCTGCCGCCCTGCTTGCCACTGCTGCCTCGATGCTCTATCTCAATGATGTTTAA
- the dpydb gene encoding dihydropyrimidine dehydrogenase [NADP(+)], whose product MLSKDPPDIENILALNPRVKTHAQIMSTANKKKEKKHWKRNPDRSCDSCVKLENNFDDIKHTTLSERGALREAMRCLKCADAPCQKSCPTNLDVKSFITSISNKNYYGAARAILSDNPLGLTCGMVCPTSELCVGGCNLYASEEGPINIGGLQQFATEVFSKMGIPQIRNPELPPANEMPESYHSPIALIGCGPASISCGSFLARLGYDDITIFEKQKYIGGLSTAEIPQFRLPYEVVQFEIDLMKDLGVKVVCEKGLGINGMTLASLREEGFKAVFIGIGLPQANRAKIFQGLTMDQGFFTSKDFLPMVALASKKGMCQCRSSLPELRGVVIVLGAGDTAFDCATSALRCGARRVYVCFRKGFTNIRAVPEEMELAKEEQCEFLPFLSPREVIMKNGQVAGLRFCRTEQTEEGDWLEDEEQVVKLKADYIISAFGSMLNEPKVTEAMSPVKLNRWGTPEVNTDTMQTSEPWVFAGGDIAGLANTSVESVNDGKQASWHIHRHIQSLYGQIVDPVPKLPLFYSAIDQVDISVEVCGIKFPNPFGLASAPPTTSTAMIRRAFEQGWGFALTKTFGLNKDLVTNVSPRIVRGTTSGYVYGPGQGSFLNIELISEKTAAYWCQSVAELKKDFPNNVVISSIMCSYNKEDWTELAKMAEDSGADALELNLSCPHGMGERGMGLACGQDPVLVRNICRWVRDAISIPFFAKLTPNVTNIVDIAKAAHEGGADGVTATNTVSGMMGLKADSTPWPGVGKQKRTTYGGVSGNAIRPIALRAVSAIGRAIPGFPILATGGIDSAESGLQFLHAGASVLQVCSAVQNQDFTVIEDYCVGLKALLYLKSLELNGWDGQSPPTGRHQKGKSVPKLEELVGQSLPSFGPYLQQRTEVIADYKKKLRGAVQADVIETSNGRVSTPKKPVPAVKDVIARALRYIGAYGDLNNMEQVQALIDEEMCINCGKCYMTCNDSGYQAIEFDPETHLPIVTDSCTGCTLCLSVCPIIDCIKMVTRTTPYQPKRGVPISPVH is encoded by the exons ATGTTGAGTAAAGATCCTCCAGACATTGAg AACATCCTGGCCCTGAACCCCAGGGTGAAGACTCATGCTCAGATCATGTCCACAGCCaacaagaagaaggaaaagaaacactggaaAAGAAACCCTGACAGGAGCTGTGAT tCTTGTGTGAAGTTGGAGAACAACTTTGACGATATCAAACATACAACGCTGAGTGAGCGTGGAGCTCTACGAGAAGCAATGAG GTGTCTAAAATGTGCGGATGCTCCCTGTCAGAAGAGCTGCCCTACAAACCTGGACGTCAAATCATTTATTACAAGCATCTCTAATAAG AACTACTATGGAGCAGCGCGGGCCATCTTGTCTGACAACCCCCTGGGTTTGACCTGTGGAATGGTTTGTCCCACATCAGAgctgtgtgtgggtggttgCAACTTGTATGCTTCAGAGGAGGGGCCCATTAATATCGGAGGGTTGCAGCAGTTTGCGACAGAG GTGTTTAGTAAGATGGGCATCCCTCAGATCAGGAATCCTGAACTCCCACCAGCCAATGAGATGCCAGAGTCTTACCACTCCCCTatagctctgattggctgtggcCCAGCATCAATCAGCTGTGGTTCCTTCCTGGCCCGTCTTGGATATGATGATATTACCATATTTGAGAAACAGAAGTACATTGGAGGGCTGAG CACAGCAGAAATCCCTCAGTTCCGGCTTCCCTATGAGGTAGTCCAGTTTGAAATAGACCTGATGAAGGACTTGGGAGTCAAG GTTGTGTGTGAGAAGGGTCTAGGTATAAATGGAATGACTCTGGCGTCCCTGAGAGAGGAAGGATTTAAGGCTGTCTTCATCGGGATCG gtCTCCCTCAGGCAAACAGAGCTAAAATCTTCCAGGGTTTAACCATGGATCAAGGCTTCTTCACCTCCAAAGACTTTCTGCCTATGGTGGCCTTAGCCAGCAAGAAAG GTATGTGTCAGTGTCGCTCCTCTCTGCCAGAGTTAAGAGGCGTGGTGATCGTTTTGGGGGCCGGTGACACGGCGTTTGACTGCGCCACATCAGCTCTGCGCTGTGGAGCCAGGAGAGTCTACGTGTGCTTCAGGAAGGGCTTCACCAACATCAGAGCTGTTCCTGAGGAG ATGGAGCTGGCTAAGGAGGAGCAGTGTGAGTTCCTTCCCTTCCTGTCTCCTCGTGAGGTCATCATGAAGAATGGCCAGGTTGCCGGGTTACGCTTCTGTCGCACCGAGCAGACTGAAGAAGGTGATTGgctggaggacgaggagcaagtTGTCAAGCTGAAGGCGGATTACATCATCAGCGCCTTTGGTTCCATGCTCAACGAGCCAAAAG TAACTGAGGCCATGAGTCCAGTGAAGCTGAACCGCTGGGGTACTCCAGAGGTGAACACAGACACCATGCAGACCAGTGAGCCCTGGGTGTTTGCAGGAGGAGACATTGCTGGTTTGGCAAACACCTCAGTTGAATCAGTGAATGATGGCAAACAGGCCTCATGGcacattcacagacacattcaG TCCCTGTATGGACAGATAGTGGACCCAGTTCCGAAGTTGCCATTGTTCTACAGCGCCATAGATCAGGTGGACATCAGTGTTGAGGTTTGTGGAATAAAGTTTCCCAACCCGTTTGGCCTGGCGTCCGCTCCTCCCACCACCAGCACGGCTATGATCAGAAGAGCTTTTGAACAAGGATGGGGCTTCGCTCTGACCAAGACGTTTGGACTGAATAAG GATTTGGTGACCAACGTGTCTCCTCGTATTGTGCGTGGCACCACATCAGGTTATGTGTATGGACCGGGTCAAGGCTCCTTCCTCAACATTGAGCTCATCAGTGAGAAGACAGCAGCCTACTGGTGTCAGTCAGTCGCCGAGCTGAAGAAGGACTTCCCAAACAAT gTGGTGATCTCCAGTATCATGTGTAGTTACAACAAGGAGGACTGGACTGAACTAGCCAAGATGGCAGAG gacTCAGGGGCAGATGCTCTGGAGCTGAACCTGTCCTGTCCTCATGGGATGGGAGAGAGGGGCATGGGACTGGCCTGTGGACAG GACCCAGTGTTGGTTCGTAACATCTGTCGCTGGGTGCGTGATGCCATTTCCATTCCATTCTTTGCCAAGCTGACGCCAAACGTTACCAATATTGTTGACATTGCCAAGGCTGCTCATGAAG GTGGCGCGGACGGAGTAACAGCAACCAACACAGTCTCGGGTATGATGGGACTGAAGGCCGACAGCACCCCCTGGCCGGGCGTTGGAAAGCAAAAACGCACCACATATGGAGGGGTGTCTG GTAATGCCATCAGACCCATCGCTCTCAGAGCGGTATCAGCCATCGGCAGAGCCATTCCTGGTTTCCCAATCTTGGCCACCGGAGGTATCGACTCAGCAGAATCTGGACTACAGTTTCTTCACGCCGGGGCCTCAGTGTTACAG GTGTGCAGTGCAGTACAGAACCAGGACTTCACAGTGATTGAGGACTACTGTGTGG GTCTGAAGGCCTTGCTGTACCTGAAGAGCCTGGAGCTGAACGGATGGGACGGTCAATCTCCTCCAACAGGCAGACATCAGAAGGGGAAATCAGTTCCCAAACTGGAAGAACTTGTTGGACAG agccTCCCTAGCTTTGGTCCCTACCTCCAGCAAAGAACAGAAGTCATCGCAGACTACAAGAAAAAGCTCAGAGGTGCTGTTCAAGCTGATGTGATAGAAACAAGCAACGGCCGGGTCAGCACGCCTAAGAAACCTGTTCCTGCTGtcaag GATGTGATAGCCAGAGCACTGCGCTACATCGGAGCATATGGGGACCTGAACAACATGGAGCAG GTCCAGGCTCTGATTGATGAAGAGATGTGTATCAACTGTGGTAAATGTTATATGACCTGCAATGACTCTGGATACCAG GCTATAGAGTTCGACCCGGAGACCCACCTGCCCATCGTGACTGACAGCTGTACGGGCTGCACTCTGTGCCTCAGCGTCTGTCCAATCATAGACTGCATCAAGATGGTCACCAGGACAACGCCCTATCAGCCCAAGAGGGGTGTGCCCATTAGTCCTGTCCACTGA